DNA from Mesotoga sp. UBA6090:
CGATTCTCAGCATTACTAACAACTTGAGCGTGGCTCTCATCGATTTCCTCTCCGATCGTAAGACAGTTCGAAATTGCGGCACATCCATTAACTCTCTTTGCAACCCAGTATCGATCTGAGGTTTCAACAATCCAGGCGTTCTCTCTATCTGCTATCATAAAGGAATTGTGATAATAAAGGTACTTGGTGAAACCTCCGTTCCCACCCTGGCCATACTTATCAATCAGCTCTACAATAATCTTGACAGCATGTTCGGCGTTTTCTGATCTCTCGAGAGCAATTCTCAACATGTCCATTCCAAGCAGCCCGTCTCTTCTGACGCTCTCTTTGGTGAATACCGCCTCATTACCTATAGCGACTCCCTTTTCATTGACACCCATCTCTCCGCCCCACATCCACGAAGGTCTTGAAATGAGTATGGCATTAGTCTCACTTGCCTGATCCACTCTTTGACTAGTTGTGAATAGCTCATCGCTATTGTTTGAAGAACGTGGAAAGAAATAGACTGACTGAGGTTCATTTGGCTCACGATCGCTGTTCTTTCCGAAGAGAGTTATGCCATTGGCAGATGACTTTCCTAGAACCACAAAAGTATCACACATGATCTCACACCCTACGGACTCTTGATCAGATATCTCAACTGTCCGAAATACTCATGCAGAGCGGCCAGGTTAGCATCTAGAGCCCGCTGGTTTGGCAGAAAATCGACATAGCTTAGTTTCGTGTGATCATACATGTAGTCAGTTGGGAATGGTGTTACTCTCAAACCGAACTTCTCGAACGAACTGACCGCCCTTTTCATGTGGACGGCCGAAGTGACCAGAACCACGCTTGACCAGTTGAATTGACTGCAGATATCTGAAGCATAACGAGCATTTTCCCAGGTTGTCTGAGCTCGTGGTTCAACAATGACCCTGGCAGACGCAACTCCGCGATCGAGAAGCCAGTCTCTCATTAGCTCCGCAACTGTTGAAGTTGATCTTCCCGGCATGGACGATCCCGTCACAATGATCGGAAGTTTCGTCTGAAGATGAAGCTCATGAGCCTTTGACAGCCGGGCAATACTGTGATTATCCAGCACCTGACCTTCCGGAGAGATGATTATACCGCTGCTCAAGACCACTATCGCTTGTCCACTCACTGTGCGGGGCACGGAATATGCATTTTCCATCGGCTGAAGATACAGATGAGTTCCAAATCCTGTAGAGAGAAGATATGCGAAGAAACACAGAATAATCATGACTACTCCAGAGATCTTTGTGCGTCGTTCTTCGCTTCTCTTAATAAGAATCACTGCAATTATAAGAAAGATTAGGATGAACAGTCCCGGTGGTGTCAAAATAGCCGAAGCGAATTTCTCAAGATACAGCAATGCCGTCACCTTCTTTCGCTTTTTCCTCCAAGTGCAGCCATTATACCTTGAAGATTGTCGGTAATTATTATGTCAACTTCACCCCTGATCTTAATAAGTAGTCCGGGATCATCTAATGTCCACAGCGCGACCTTCACTCCTCTGCTTCTTATAAATCTTATAAAACGCATTCCCAGCTCGAAACCGATCTCATCAAATAACTGGACGGGTAGGTTAACAGAGAAAGGCTCGTATTTGAGAAGCTCTTCGAAATACTTTACAGGATCCTTTCCTCTTGCATCTTCTCCAACAAGAAGACCTATCTTTGCTCGAATTTCTTTCTCTTTCACTTTTCTTAGACAGGCATGATAAAAAGATGAGAAGAGTGTCCTATCAATCGCGTTAAAGCTCTTGACAAGAGGAACAACAAGATCGGCCGCTCTGGGATCCTTGATCTCTACATTGACAAAAGCCGTTTCAGGAAGCTCAAGATAAACTTTTTCGAGAGTCGTAATTCCTTCGGGATTAACTAGATTCATCTTCTTGAGTCTCTTGAAGCTCGTATCTCTTAACTCAACATCTACACCCAGAGTCCTTTTTAAATTAGAGTCGTGGTTTACGACAAGCACTCCGTCTGCTGTAAGCTGTACATCCAGTTCGACTCCGTCAGCACCAACCTGAACTGCTCTTACTATTGAGAGAAGGGAATTTTCCCCCGCACCTGTTCCCATACCCCTGTGTCCGAGAATCAAAGGCCTTGAATTCATAGAAACCTCCATTTAACAAATCAACCTATGTCGAGACCACGGAAATTGACGACTGAAATGCCAATTAACCGGCCTCGATTCCGGCAACTGCGTATATCCATAATTATAGCAGGATACGTTGCCTGTTCAAGAGTATGCGCTATTATGCTGGTTTTCTTCAGGGAAAGGAAAGGAATTATACTTGTAATAGATATTATATGGAGGCGATACCTTGGAAAGGATAAATAAGCATCCGCTTCTTTCTTTCGAGCGCAAAGAGTTAATCACTTTCTTTTTCGAAGGAAGAGAACTTTCAGCATACTCAGGCGAGACGATTGCTGCCGCCCTTCATGCCAACGGTATTAAGGTCTTGCGTTACAGCACGAAGGAAAGGCATCCACAAGGATTGTTTTGCGCGATCGGCAAGTGTTCCTCCTGCTTGATGGAAGTGGACGGAAAACCTAACGTGCGTACTTGCATAACTCCCGTGAGACCTGGAATGATTGTTAGAAGACAGCATGGCAGAGGTGAGATTAGTGAATGATCTCGATGTACTCGTAGTAGGAGGCGGACCTGCCGGGCTGTCCACTGCAATAGAAATTTCTAAGAGCGGTTTGTCGGTAGTGGTAGTAGACGAGGGCGTTTCTTCAGGCGGTCAGCTGGTCAAACAGACTCACAAATTCTTCGGCAATGAGAGCTTCTTCGCGTCTGTGAGGGGAATAGAGATTGCTCAAAGACTGATTGAAGAACTTAGTGCTTTTGAGAAAGCTCAACTATTGAGCGAGAATTCAGTGATGGCTGTCTATTCAGACGGAGTTCCTGTACTGGACATGAGGCGGGATTCTACAACTGTTTTCAGACCTAAAAAGATAGTTCTGGCAACTGGCGCCTCGGAGAAGTTCCTTCAGTTTGAAAACAACGATCTGCCAGGTGTCTACGGAGCCGGCGCCGTCCAGACTCTTATGAATCAATATGGCATCATTCCTGGCAAAAGCGTTCTGATGATCGGATCAGGCAATATTGGCCTGATAGTTGCCTATCAGTTGATGCAGGCTGGAATTGAAGTGAGAGCGATAATCGAAGCCTCAAATGAAGTAGGTGGTTATCAGGTTCACGTCGACAAAGTAAAACGTTTGGGAATTCCCGTAGAACTGCGGCACACAATCTTGAAAGCGATCGGAGAAGACACTGTCAGGGGAGCAGTGGTTTCCGAGCTCGATGACAGATGGAGACCAATTGCAGGAACGGAACGAGAATTTGCGGTAGACACCATATGTGTTGCAGTAGGGCTCTCCCCATCGACTGAACTCGCAGCACAGGCAGGCTGCAAAATAGAATATATCCAGGAGTTGGGAGGGTATGTTCCTTCCAGAGACGAGAATATGAGAACATCGGTACCTGATGTCTTTGTCGCCGGCGATGTTTCCGGGATCGAAGAAGCCACTACGGCCATGATGGAAGGTAAAATTGCAGGGCTATCCATAATAAAGGATTTGACCGGAAACTGCGACGAGGAGCTCCTCGGCAGTTTGAAGGATACTCTGGCGAGTTTCAGGAGCGGTCCCAAGTCTTCTAGGACAAGAGATGGACTTGGAAGACTTGGAATCAGAGTCAAAGGTTCACCCTTCGCCAAGAGACAGACGAGCGGTTTCGATAAATATGTAGGAAAGTTGCGCCCAATAATTGAGTGCTTAGAAGCGATCCCTTGCAATCCCTGTGAAACAAGCTGTCCATTCGGAGCAATAACTGTCGGAAAAAATATCAATAATATTCCGGTTATAGACTACTCGAAATGTTCTGGATGCGGTATCTGTGCGACGAGCTGTCCGGGACTGGCGATCTTCATGTTCAAAGAGAATGAAGACGGAACTTGTTCAATAGGAATTCCTTACGAGTTCCTTCCGTTTCCTTCAAAGGGAGAATATGTGACCGCTAGAGGAAGAAACGGAGAGTTTCTCTGCTCTGCTCGTGTTGAAAGAGTCACTAGATCGCCGAACAATACAAACCTTGTCTATATTAATGTTTCTGCCGGAGCTGCATCTGATGTGCGAAGTATTCTTGTGACTTCAGAAGATGCAAAGGCCATAGTCTGTCGATGTGAAGAAGTATCGGTTGATCAAATTAGAAAAGCCATCAAAGAGGGATATACAGATTTTGAAGAACTTAGAAGATACTTGAGAATAAGCATGGGACCCTGCGGCGGAAGAACCTGCAGGCTGAACACCCTGATGATTCTGTCCAAGGAGACAGGCATACCTATAGAGAAACTTTCTCCCGGGATTTTCAGACCACCAGCGGTTCCGGTAAGTTTCAGAGCGATAGCTGAAAGCAGGGATGATGACTGTGAAGAATAGATACAGAGTTGTGATAATAGGTGGGGGTGTAATCGGTACGGCAACCGCCTTCTATCTAGCGAAGAGTGGAATACGCAACGTTGCTGTGCTCGAAAAAGATTACCTTTCGTCAGGTTCTACTGGTCGTTGCGGCGGGGGCATAAGGCAGCAATGGTCTGAAAGAATGAATGTGAGACTTGCAATGCGGAGTGTTGATCACTTCAAGAGATTCGAAAGTGAAGTGGGGTTCGATATAGAGTACTTTCAGGGAGGCTATCTTCTTCTAGCCTATACAGAAGAAGAGGTTTCACTATTCGCGAAGAACACTAAGATGCAACAGGAAGAGGGGCTTGATGTTGTGCTCCTCTCAAGAGAAGAAACTGCAAAGATATTTCCTTTCATGAATTTGACAAATGTTAAGGCTGCAGCTTACTGTCCAAGTGATGGCCACGCAAATCCCCACCTGACAACGTTCGCGTACGCTAGGGCCGCTCAGAGGATGGGTGTAGATATCCTAACCCATACTTCTGTAAAAAGAATTCTTACAGAAAACGGAAGGATAACCGGTGTTCTCACAGACAGAGGCGAGATTGAAGCCGAAGTAGTCGTAAATGCAGCCGGCGGTTACTCCCACGAAGTGGGAAGGATGGCAGGCATAGATTTGCCAACTGAATCCTACAGACACCAGATATTCGTTACGGAACCTCTAGAGCATTTCATGGATCCGCTTGTCATAAGTTTCGAGAAAAACTTCTACATAAGACAAACGAAATCGGGGAATTTCATAATGGGGCAGGGTGACAGAACAGAACTCCCCGGACACGATATCACTCCAACATGGAGGTTCTTGAGAGAAATGACTGGGAAAATGCCGGTATTCTTCCCATTCCTCAGTGATATGAGAATTCTGAGACACTGGGCCGGACTGTATAATATGTCTCCTGACGCCCTGCCCATCATCGACAGGTCATGCGAGATTGAGAACTTCTACTGTGCGATTGGGTTCTCAGGCCACGGATTCATGCTGGCTCCTGCTGTTGGAGAGGCCGTCGCCGAATGGATAGTTTATGGAGAACCGAGAAGTGTTGACTTATCAAACCTGAGCTTGAATAGATTCAAACAAGGCTTTACAAGAGAAAAGAACGTAGTATAGGAGGTTACGAACATGTTTGAGACAACAGATTTCCAGATAATCCCGCCTTTTGCGAACGAACCTTATATCAATCCCAACAACCACGACGTGCGATCTAAGATGAACCAAGCTTTTGAGAAGATTCGTTCTCAAGGCAAGGATTATGATCTCTTAATCGGAGGCAAGTACCTCTCGACCGACGAAAAAATCATCTCAGCAAATCCTGCAAATCCAGATGAAATCGTTGGGAGGGTTTCGAAAGCCAACAAGCACTTTGTTGACAAAGCAATGGAAACTGCTTACATTGCATTCAGAACATGGAGCAGGCTGCCAGCTTCAAAAAGGGTCAAACCATTCCTGAGAGCTGCACGTATTATGAGGGAGAGACGGTTCGAACTCGATGCAACTATGATTCTCGAAGTCGGTAAAAGCTGGATAGAAGCAGACGCCGATCTTGCAGAAGCGATAGATTTTCTTGAATTCTACTCCAGAGAAGCCCTCAGATATGGTGTCTCTCAGCCCGTTGTTCAAATCCCGGGCGAATACAATGAGCTCAGATATATTCCTCTTGGTGTCGGCGTGGTAATCCCACCCTGGAATTTCCCCAGCGCAATAATGGCTGGCATGACAACAGCGGCAGCAGTTTCGGGAAACTGTGTATTACTAAAGCCCGCATCAGACTCACCCGTGATAGCCGCCAAGTTCGTCGAGATTCTTAGGGAAGCAGGACTTCCAGATGGAGTAGTCAACTTTGTGCCAGGTTCGGGAAGCGAAATCGGCGATTATCTAGTAGAACACTCTCTTACGAGGTTCATCTCATTCACGGGTTCCAAAGAAGTCGGATTGAGAATTAACGAACTAGCAGCAAAGCACCATGAAGGACAGAAATGGATAAAGAGAGTAGTTCTGGAAATGGGCGGTAAGGACTGCGTAGTAGTCGATGAAACAGCCGACATCGATGCTGCTTCGACTGGGGCTGTAGCTAGCGCGTTTGGCTTTCAGGGGCAGAAATGTTCGGCGGGATCGAGAATAATCGTCGTAGAGAATGTGTATGACAAAATAGTTCAACTCATAAAGGAGAAGACCGAGGCACTGACCGTCGGAGATCCCACCGATCCGGACAATTACATGGGTCCTGTTATCAATGAGGCCGCCATGACAAAAATAATGAATTACATTGATATAGGCAAGAAAGAGGCCAGATTGGTAACGGGCGGCAATCATATTCAAGGAAAGGGATACTTCATTGAACCCACAGTGTTCGCCGATGTGCCACCGGAAGCAAGAATCGCTCAGGAAGAGATATTTGGACCCGTCACGGCTATAACAAAGGCGCGTGATTTCGATCATGCTATTGAGATCGCCAACGGAACCGAATATGGACTTACGGGCGCGCTGTACAGCAGGAAAAGAGACAGGATAGAGAGATCAAAAGAAGAAATTCATGTTGGAAACCTTTATTTCAACAGGAAGTGCACCGGGGCGCTTGTTGGAGTTCAGCCGTTTGGAGGGTTCAACATGTCCGGTACTGATTCCAAAGCAGGTGGGAGAGATTACCTCCTGCTCTTCCTTCAGGCAAAGTCCATCAGTGAGAAGATTCTCTAGTTCATTCAAGAAATAACAAAGGTCCCCTCTAGGGGGACCTTCGGTCTTCGATGAAGACTCTCACTCAACTACCCTCTTGACCCAGACAGTTCCACTCAGATAGATCGTAACTGAAGAATCCGAAGATGCTTCATAGTCGTAAATGGCGAACCAATCTATATCTTCGGCCGTTCCACCGTTGACTATTTGCAATATCATAGTTAATGCCCCTGATTCGTTGGAGTCTAGCCTGAAAGTGTTCTCGCCGGGATAAATCAAACCACCAAAAAGCTTGTGATCACTTATTGGGTCCGGATTGCCGAAAAAAGCTAGGAATTCTTCTTCTGAATGTCTCTCTCTGAAGACATAGAAGTCAATATCAATAGAGTCTTCCGAACCGGGGTTCTCTGGTATCCATTCTACTCTAGCTTTGATTTCCATACCGGTAATCGCGAAGCTATCTGGAAAATTTAACTGGGTTTCTTTTTCGGCCTCTTGGATTATCTCGTCGAGCGATGGGACTGTCTCGGTTCCGAAAGCATAGTAAGATAACGGCACTATACTCTTGGGGAGTTCAAATTCGAAGGGTTCTATCAATCCTTCGCCAATTGGGATTGGCACCGAAATTACATATAGGCAAGAACTCCCCAGAAGAATAATCAAAGCAACCGATAAAAAAAGCAAGAGTCTTTTCATATTGGATTTCTTCTCCCTCTCTTCACTCCAAAAGAACGCTCAAGAACGGTCATTCAATAATGGAGTTGATTTCTTTTGTTATTTCTTCGGTAAGTTTATCCTTTATGTCCAAAGCCTTTAGATTATCTCTCAGCTGTTGAACCTTGCTGACTCCAAGAATTATCGAACTAACATTTTTATTTAAGAGGATCCAGGCAAGTGCCAGTTGAGCGAGTCCTGTATCAAGTTTCTTAGCGATATCTGCCAACCTCGCAACTTTCTTAAGATTCTCATCCGAGAAGAGTTTGTTCTCTTCAAGATGCTTTTTCAGACCGGGGAATTTTGCCAATCTGCTGTCCTCGGGGATCCCATTGTTGTATTTTCCTGTAAGAAGTCCGCTTGCCAGAGGGCTCCAGATGGTAAGACCTAGACCGTACTTTTCGTATATAGGCAAGT
Protein-coding regions in this window:
- the pruA gene encoding L-glutamate gamma-semialdehyde dehydrogenase; translated protein: MFETTDFQIIPPFANEPYINPNNHDVRSKMNQAFEKIRSQGKDYDLLIGGKYLSTDEKIISANPANPDEIVGRVSKANKHFVDKAMETAYIAFRTWSRLPASKRVKPFLRAARIMRERRFELDATMILEVGKSWIEADADLAEAIDFLEFYSREALRYGVSQPVVQIPGEYNELRYIPLGVGVVIPPWNFPSAIMAGMTTAAAVSGNCVLLKPASDSPVIAAKFVEILREAGLPDGVVNFVPGSGSEIGDYLVEHSLTRFISFTGSKEVGLRINELAAKHHEGQKWIKRVVLEMGGKDCVVVDETADIDAASTGAVASAFGFQGQKCSAGSRIIVVENVYDKIVQLIKEKTEALTVGDPTDPDNYMGPVINEAAMTKIMNYIDIGKKEARLVTGGNHIQGKGYFIEPTVFADVPPEARIAQEEIFGPVTAITKARDFDHAIEIANGTEYGLTGALYSRKRDRIERSKEEIHVGNLYFNRKCTGALVGVQPFGGFNMSGTDSKAGGRDYLLLFLQAKSISEKIL
- a CDS encoding YdcF family protein, with amino-acid sequence MTALLYLEKFASAILTPPGLFILIFLIIAVILIKRSEERRTKISGVVMIILCFFAYLLSTGFGTHLYLQPMENAYSVPRTVSGQAIVVLSSGIIISPEGQVLDNHSIARLSKAHELHLQTKLPIIVTGSSMPGRSTSTVAELMRDWLLDRGVASARVIVEPRAQTTWENARYASDICSQFNWSSVVLVTSAVHMKRAVSSFEKFGLRVTPFPTDYMYDHTKLSYVDFLPNQRALDANLAALHEYFGQLRYLIKSP
- a CDS encoding (2Fe-2S)-binding protein; the protein is MERINKHPLLSFERKELITFFFEGRELSAYSGETIAAALHANGIKVLRYSTKERHPQGLFCAIGKCSSCLMEVDGKPNVRTCITPVRPGMIVRRQHGRGEISE
- a CDS encoding FAD-dependent oxidoreductase is translated as MNDLDVLVVGGGPAGLSTAIEISKSGLSVVVVDEGVSSGGQLVKQTHKFFGNESFFASVRGIEIAQRLIEELSAFEKAQLLSENSVMAVYSDGVPVLDMRRDSTTVFRPKKIVLATGASEKFLQFENNDLPGVYGAGAVQTLMNQYGIIPGKSVLMIGSGNIGLIVAYQLMQAGIEVRAIIEASNEVGGYQVHVDKVKRLGIPVELRHTILKAIGEDTVRGAVVSELDDRWRPIAGTEREFAVDTICVAVGLSPSTELAAQAGCKIEYIQELGGYVPSRDENMRTSVPDVFVAGDVSGIEEATTAMMEGKIAGLSIIKDLTGNCDEELLGSLKDTLASFRSGPKSSRTRDGLGRLGIRVKGSPFAKRQTSGFDKYVGKLRPIIECLEAIPCNPCETSCPFGAITVGKNINNIPVIDYSKCSGCGICATSCPGLAIFMFKENEDGTCSIGIPYEFLPFPSKGEYVTARGRNGEFLCSARVERVTRSPNNTNLVYINVSAGAASDVRSILVTSEDAKAIVCRCEEVSVDQIRKAIKEGYTDFEELRRYLRISMGPCGGRTCRLNTLMILSKETGIPIEKLSPGIFRPPAVPVSFRAIAESRDDDCEE
- a CDS encoding NAD(P)/FAD-dependent oxidoreductase is translated as MTVKNRYRVVIIGGGVIGTATAFYLAKSGIRNVAVLEKDYLSSGSTGRCGGGIRQQWSERMNVRLAMRSVDHFKRFESEVGFDIEYFQGGYLLLAYTEEEVSLFAKNTKMQQEEGLDVVLLSREETAKIFPFMNLTNVKAAAYCPSDGHANPHLTTFAYARAAQRMGVDILTHTSVKRILTENGRITGVLTDRGEIEAEVVVNAAGGYSHEVGRMAGIDLPTESYRHQIFVTEPLEHFMDPLVISFEKNFYIRQTKSGNFIMGQGDRTELPGHDITPTWRFLREMTGKMPVFFPFLSDMRILRHWAGLYNMSPDALPIIDRSCEIENFYCAIGFSGHGFMLAPAVGEAVAEWIVYGEPRSVDLSNLSLNRFKQGFTREKNVV
- a CDS encoding glycerophosphodiester phosphodiesterase family protein, with protein sequence MNSRPLILGHRGMGTGAGENSLLSIVRAVQVGADGVELDVQLTADGVLVVNHDSNLKRTLGVDVELRDTSFKRLKKMNLVNPEGITTLEKVYLELPETAFVNVEIKDPRAADLVVPLVKSFNAIDRTLFSSFYHACLRKVKEKEIRAKIGLLVGEDARGKDPVKYFEELLKYEPFSVNLPVQLFDEIGFELGMRFIRFIRSRGVKVALWTLDDPGLLIKIRGEVDIIITDNLQGIMAALGGKSERR